In the Candidatus Binatia bacterium genome, TGGCGCGTGGAGCCCGGCGGCGCGTTCTTGTCTGGCGGCACGTAGCGGACCTCGATCGGCCGCTCGCGTAGAAACCATTGCTTGACCTGCTCCGGCACGCGGCCCATGCGCTCGGTCATCCACTCGGCCCAGGGCTCGAGCGTCTCCGGATCGGGCGCCTCGGGCATCGCGAGCTGGTGCTCGGGTCCGTCCTCGATCTTCTGGAAGGACGCCGACAGGTGGAAGATCGCGTGTCCGCGCTGGATCGCGACCACACGGCGGGTGGTGAAGCTGCCGCCGTCGCGGATGCGGTCGACCTCGTAGAGGATCGGGATCGACGGGTCGCCCGGACGCAGGAAGTACGCGTGCAGCGAGTGCACGACGCGACCTTCGACCGTGCGTCCCGCCGCGACCAGCGCCTGCCCCGCCACCTGCCCGCCGAACACGCGCTGGCGGTTCTCCTGCGGGCTGCGTCCGCGGAAGATGTTGACCTCGAGCTCCTCGAGGTCGAGGAGCTCGATCAGGCGATCGAGAACTTCTTGCATCCGGGTACTGTCGGGAAAAGAATGCGCCGTCACAAGGGACGGCGGCGCGGACGCGCAGCTCGCGGCGGAGATCGTCTTCGACCCGCTCCTGGGCGACGTCCCCCCGCGACGAGACGCACGACGAACGCCGCGCCCCTCACGCCGGTCGTCGCGTCGCGAGTGGTCCGCAGCGGATCACGCCCAGTCGAGCGGCTCCTGCGTGAGCCCGGGCGTGACCGACAGAGCTCAGCTTCTGAGCTCGTCCGGTACGCGGCCGCCGTTCTCGGCGAGCTTCACCATCACCTGCTTGTGCAGCCAGATGTTCATCGTCGCCGAGTCGCTGGTGTCGCCGCGGTAGCCGAGCTC is a window encoding:
- the tesB gene encoding acyl-CoA thioesterase II, which encodes MQEVLDRLIELLDLEELEVNIFRGRSPQENRQRVFGGQVAGQALVAAGRTVEGRVVHSLHAYFLRPGDPSIPILYEVDRIRDGGSFTTRRVVAIQRGHAIFHLSASFQKIEDGPEHQLAMPEAPDPETLEPWAEWMTERMGRVPEQVKQWFLRERPIEVRYVPPDKNAPPGSTRQLVWIRARGRLPDSPLLHQCVVAYASDLTLLDTAQIPHGITWADPRYQVASLDHAMWFHRPFRADDWLLYVQDSPSASGARGLCMGHLFTRSGQLVVSVAQEGLMRPVREKR